ATGGAAGCAAGAGTACATTCCAGGCGTATGTAACACACCAGAGAGCATTTAAGGAACAGGATTTAAGCTTTGAAGCGGCATATACAGGACTGTCAAATGCCAAGTTCACAGTAAAAGGAATAGGACTGTCGAAGAATCAGACATGGGTAGGAGCAGGAGTTCTTACGGAAGTAAATCCAGGTTTTGCATGGTATGTAAACTACGATGGAAAGATAGAGAAAAAAGGAAGAAATAACGTATTTACAACTGGTCTGAGATTTAGTTTCTAGTTACTTGAAAATAAAAGTTAATAAAAAATATTATTTGAAATAGAAAAAAGGAAAGTTAGTGTATAAATTTATATTAGCTTTCTTTTTTTGTTTATGATTCTGTTATTAAATAAAGT
This is a stretch of genomic DNA from Leptotrichia sp. oral taxon 215 str. W9775. It encodes these proteins:
- a CDS encoding autotransporter domain-containing protein, which encodes GSKSTFQAYVTHQRAFKEQDLSFEAAYTGLSNAKFTVKGIGLSKNQTWVGAGVLTEVNPGFAWYVNYDGKIEKKGRNNVFTTGLRFSF